TTTTAACCCAAGAAATTTTTTTGCCCATTGTGGATTTGAAAGAAATAGCATTTATGTCAGAAAAGATGGAGAAGAAATTTTAGTAAAATATAGAGAAGATAGGTTAGAAGAGATAGCAAAGATCTTAATGGAATATTAATTAAAATGTATGGTAGAATTTTAATATACTATGGACAAAAGGTAACTTTTTCTGAAGATATAGCCTCTATCATAAGCTTTAAAAGCGGTTTTGAAAATATTGGTCTTCCTTTAATCAGACTTTTTCCTTCTAAAGACTATTCGAGAATTTATTTAAATTTTAAAGAACCGATAATACCAGTTAAAAATTTATTTGTAAAATTTTTGAGAGAACGTAGAAAGTGGTTAGAAGAATTCCAAAATACTGCTTATTTAGCTTTGAAGTACAGAGATCATAAACTTTATGGAAAGTCTTTTAATGAGCCAATTCCATATAGATTATTAGTAAAAGAAGTTTCTACAATAATTAAAGCCTATTACAGATATTATAGCATTGCTTGTGCAATTTTGACTGCCCTCTTTTTTACTAATGTTGGATTACCTAAATTCTTGCCTAAGGTAGTAGAAGAAGTTTATGGGCAAGATTTTCTTGACGATTTTTTCTTTGCTCCAGCTTTTATATTTACTGTCTTTGAATCAACTGCGGATCTTTTATTGGGGGAAGCACTTAAAGATGAATTTTGTATAGCAAAAAGTTTTCTTTCTTTTTTACTTTGGAAACATGCAAAAGCTTTACTTAAAATTCCTTATTTTAAATTAATTCATGTAGGAGTTAAAAAGGAGCTTATATGGATTACCTTATAGTATACGATATTTCAGACCACAAAAAGAGACTTAAAGTATCAAGACTTTTACAAAAATTTGGTTATCGCATCCAATATAGTGCATTTTATTTACCTGAAACAAAGGGAAATATAATAGATTTCTTATTTAAAGAAATTTCTAAACTTATTGATAAGAATACCGATCGGGTTTTCTTTTATCCAGTACATCCTCCAGAGGTATTTAAAGGCTATCCTCTTGAACCTTGGAAAATTTTTATAATTTAAAAAGGAGTAATAAATTATGAAACAAACTATTATTATCTACAGTAATTATGTAGAAGTAAGTCGTAAAGGAGGAAGACTATATATTGAAACTCCTAAAACTAAATGTAGTATACCTCTTTCTAACATAGACGGAATACTCATTTTTGGAAAATCTTATCTTACTTCAGAAGCTATCTCTCTTTGCATGAAAAAACAAATTCCTATTATCCTTTTTACTATCTATGGAAAAATAAAGGGACAGATTTTACCCCCGGCTAATAGTGAAACTACTAATAAAAGAATAAAACAATTCGGTCTCTATTTTTTCAAAAGATTTGAAATTGCTAAATATTTAATAAAAAGAAAATATAACGAAATAGAACGCACTTTTAATGTAGAACTTTGGGAACTTAAACCTAAAATTGATGAAGTAACTGATTATACTTCCTTACTTGGTATTGAAGGAATAGCAACTAAGGTTATGTTTCAAAAATTTGAGAGTATGATAAAAGATACAGAATTTAAATTTTGGGATAGGAATTATCGTCCTCCAAAAGATGAAGTAAACGCCCTTTTAAGTTTTATTTATACTCTTGGTTATAATTTAGCAACTGGAATTATTGTTTTAAAAGGATTTGACCCTTTTATATCTTTTCTTCATTTTAAAAGAGGTAAACATGCTGCTTTTGCTTCAGATTTAATGGAAATAATTCGTCCTAAATTAACTTTATTTTCTGCAGAGCTTATTACTAAGAATAAGATAATCAAGGAAGATTTTGTTAAAGAAAATAATTATTTTTATTTAAAAAAACAAGCCATTTATAAGATTTTAGAAGAGTTCAATCAGCTCAAAGAAGAACTAATAACTTCTATGAAAAAGTTTTTAACTGATTTGGAAAATTTTGATTTTTAGAAGAGATTTGTAAAATGCGAGTTATAGTCTACGATTATGAGACAGAAAAAATAAGAGAAAAGGTTAGGAAAAATTTGAAAAAGCTTGGAGTGCATGCTCAATGGAGTGTATTTGAGAGTTTAGAAAGTTATGAAAACTTAATAAAAGTTTTGCTTGAGGAAGAGGGTGAGAAATATAGAGTAGCTATTTTTAAGATTAATCCAAAAGGAGAAATAAGAAAAATTGGTCAAAATTGGGAAAAGATTAAATTTATTTTTTAAAAATTTTTACTATAATAAATTTTAATAGCAAATTGTTCTTTGAAAATTGAATAATTTAGAAGGGCAGGTTTTTTATTGGAGCATTAATTTTAAACTTTTTCTCCTTTCCATAAGTAAAAATCATTAAAGCTTTAAAGAAGCAAATTTTAAAAAAGAAATATTGAGATTCAGTTATCCCTGATCTTGTAGCTCAAAATAAATGTGTTCTCCAAGGGTAAATTTTAAAAAATTTAATTTGTTTTAATATTCACAAATAAGATTTTATAAGATTTACATAGTGTTAGGGTTGAAACCTGCCCTGGATTAAAAGGGATTGCGAATTACAAAAATAAAATTTTTCATGTGGACAGGTCCATTCAAGAGTTGAAACCTGCCCTGGATTAAAAGGGATTGCGAAAATTGATCATAAAGTATTCTTTCAATTGTCTCTTTCAAATTGTTGAAACCTGCCCTGGATTAAAAGGGATTGCGAATTTCGTTGAACTTCTTTATCTTACTCGCACACTCTTTTTCACAAGTTGAAACCTGCCCTGGA
The window above is part of the Thermodesulfobacterium geofontis OPF15 genome. Proteins encoded here:
- the cas2 gene encoding CRISPR-associated endonuclease Cas2; amino-acid sequence: MDYLIVYDISDHKKRLKVSRLLQKFGYRIQYSAFYLPETKGNIIDFLFKEISKLIDKNTDRVFFYPVHPPEVFKGYPLEPWKIFII
- the cas2 gene encoding CRISPR-associated endonuclease Cas2, translated to MRVIVYDYETEKIREKVRKNLKKLGVHAQWSVFESLESYENLIKVLLEEEGEKYRVAIFKINPKGEIRKIGQNWEKIKFIF
- the cas1 gene encoding CRISPR-associated endonuclease Cas1 codes for the protein MKQTIIIYSNYVEVSRKGGRLYIETPKTKCSIPLSNIDGILIFGKSYLTSEAISLCMKKQIPIILFTIYGKIKGQILPPANSETTNKRIKQFGLYFFKRFEIAKYLIKRKYNEIERTFNVELWELKPKIDEVTDYTSLLGIEGIATKVMFQKFESMIKDTEFKFWDRNYRPPKDEVNALLSFIYTLGYNLATGIIVLKGFDPFISFLHFKRGKHAAFASDLMEIIRPKLTLFSAELITKNKIIKEDFVKENNYFYLKKQAIYKILEEFNQLKEELITSMKKFLTDLENFDF